One window of the Carnobacterium maltaromaticum DSM 20342 genome contains the following:
- a CDS encoding phage minor capsid protein gives MPITPYQLDIWSSNMSHIYQSLEGEILKIIIKQLNTNPDNIQDWQHQKLNDLKLINKDTAKVVSDATGLSQKQIENIFGEVGPKIIKDVDGAVPYDDLPLPTDLDNIMRAYYEQAWGDVDNYVNQTLISTNNGYRTAITAMYTDIINKTTAGFNAGLFTFEEALEKTVQKWAQKGINSSFIDKGGHTWSLERYVRTVLKSTLGNTYNQLRKDRMAEYDVHTVIVTSHMGARAACSKIQGNVVDLRESVPAKAEYRSIYDSYWNAEYGTAGGHRGVNCTHNHIPFIPGVNTNNQTKYNASENEKVAKLTKRQRELERRIVKLKKNKMVSESMDNTDGAKIWQRDIIATQRAIRELVDSNEYLSRNYAREKVYTPIDLLVKDFRYDE, from the coding sequence ATGCCAATTACACCTTATCAACTTGATATATGGTCTAGTAACATGTCGCATATCTATCAATCGTTAGAAGGCGAAATATTAAAGATAATCATTAAACAATTAAATACTAATCCAGATAACATTCAAGACTGGCAACATCAGAAGTTAAACGATTTAAAGTTAATTAACAAAGATACAGCTAAAGTTGTTTCTGATGCTACTGGATTATCTCAAAAGCAAATCGAGAATATATTTGGTGAAGTTGGCCCTAAGATAATTAAAGATGTTGATGGTGCTGTGCCTTATGATGATTTACCTTTGCCAACTGATTTAGACAATATCATGCGAGCATACTACGAACAAGCTTGGGGCGATGTTGACAACTATGTTAACCAAACGCTTATTTCAACGAATAACGGCTATAGAACTGCAATAACTGCAATGTATACGGATATTATCAACAAGACGACTGCTGGATTTAATGCTGGTCTATTTACATTTGAAGAAGCTTTAGAGAAAACTGTTCAAAAATGGGCACAAAAAGGAATTAATAGTTCTTTTATTGATAAAGGTGGTCATACATGGTCACTCGAAAGGTATGTAAGAACCGTTTTAAAGTCAACGCTCGGAAATACCTATAATCAGTTAAGAAAAGATAGGATGGCTGAATATGATGTTCATACGGTCATTGTCACTAGCCATATGGGAGCTCGTGCTGCTTGTTCAAAGATACAAGGTAATGTTGTTGATTTGAGAGAATCTGTACCAGCCAAAGCAGAATATAGGAGTATTTACGATTCTTATTGGAATGCTGAATACGGAACGGCTGGGGGTCATCGAGGTGTTAACTGTACTCATAATCATATTCCTTTTATTCCTGGGGTAAATACGAATAATCAAACTAAATATAACGCTTCAGAAAATGAAAAGGTTGCGAAATTGACCAAAAGGCAACGAGAACTTGAACGAAGAATTGTTAAATTAAAGAAAAATAAAATGGTTTCGGAGTCAATGGATAACACAGATGGTGCGAAAATATGGCAAAGAGACATTATAGCAACGCAACGAGCGATTAGAGAACTTGTTGATAGCAATGAGTATCTATCAAGGAACTACGCAAGAGAAAAGGTTTATACGCCTATAGATTTATTAGTAAAGGATTTCCGATATGATGAATAG
- a CDS encoding phage portal protein, with the protein MTFMDRIKNMFKKGGYALNSESLGTINDHWKINIDPEELIRIENNFREYKNDYPDIEYINSNNQIAKRKYMALNLRKMTAEMMSSLVFNEQTEIKVDTKANKGANDFIQKTFEHNDFKRNLAKYLEPMFAIGGLAVRPYVDTSIGEVEFSWALANSFYPLRSNSKGITEGVVVFKTVVNSGKKTYYYTLLEFHEWEDGNIKITNELYESEDSTIVGKRVPLGYNDQYKDLLETATITEPSKPILNYLKPSGFNNFSLYSPLGIGLCDNSASVVKQINDTFDQFNWEIRMGQRTVLVSDHMLNYVPDEKNQVMKPVFDPDVNVFKSLRMDDNNEAIKDVTSDIRTDQYISAINQSLKMLEMQMQLSVGTFSFDGKSFKTATEVVSENSLTYRTRNMQCNEVEKFIKGLIVSILEVSKATKVNGKALYDGDIPTFDQISVDFDDGIFGSRDQKLEFYSKAKTVGLVPTTEALKGIFKLTDEESQKWFKRIQMEETGLDSIEIDDYLEKKELGSDE; encoded by the coding sequence ATGACGTTTATGGACAGAATCAAAAATATGTTTAAGAAAGGAGGTTATGCCTTGAATAGCGAATCACTTGGTACTATCAATGACCATTGGAAAATTAACATAGATCCCGAAGAGTTAATTAGAATTGAAAATAACTTTAGAGAGTACAAAAACGACTATCCAGATATTGAGTATATTAACTCCAACAACCAAATTGCTAAGCGTAAGTATATGGCTCTTAATTTAAGGAAAATGACTGCTGAAATGATGTCATCGTTGGTTTTTAATGAACAAACTGAGATTAAAGTTGATACAAAAGCTAACAAGGGTGCTAACGACTTCATTCAAAAAACATTTGAACATAATGATTTCAAACGTAATTTGGCTAAATATTTAGAACCGATGTTTGCGATTGGAGGGTTAGCAGTTAGGCCATATGTTGATACTAGCATAGGTGAAGTCGAGTTTAGTTGGGCTTTGGCAAACTCTTTTTATCCGTTAAGAAGCAATTCTAAGGGAATTACAGAGGGTGTTGTCGTCTTTAAAACAGTTGTGAACAGTGGCAAGAAAACTTACTATTATACCTTGCTAGAATTTCACGAATGGGAAGACGGAAACATAAAGATTACGAATGAGTTATACGAATCAGAAGATTCAACTATTGTTGGTAAACGAGTGCCGTTAGGATATAACGATCAATATAAGGATTTGCTCGAAACAGCCACAATAACTGAACCTAGTAAGCCTATTTTAAATTATCTAAAGCCAAGTGGTTTCAATAATTTCAGCTTATATAGTCCTTTAGGTATTGGTTTATGTGACAATTCCGCAAGTGTTGTAAAGCAGATAAATGATACATTCGACCAATTTAACTGGGAAATTAGAATGGGGCAGCGAACTGTATTAGTAAGCGACCATATGCTTAATTACGTTCCTGATGAAAAGAATCAAGTAATGAAGCCTGTATTTGATCCAGATGTAAATGTGTTCAAGTCTTTAAGAATGGACGACAATAACGAAGCGATTAAAGATGTCACTAGCGATATTAGAACCGACCAGTATATTTCAGCAATCAATCAATCGTTGAAAATGCTAGAAATGCAAATGCAATTATCTGTTGGAACATTTAGTTTCGATGGGAAGTCATTTAAAACAGCTACGGAAGTCGTTAGCGAAAACTCATTAACATACAGAACTCGTAACATGCAGTGTAACGAGGTTGAAAAGTTCATTAAAGGATTAATTGTATCTATTTTGGAAGTGTCTAAAGCAACAAAGGTTAATGGGAAAGCATTATACGATGGTGATATTCCGACGTTTGACCAAATTAGCGTTGATTTTGACGATGGTATTTTTGGGAGTAGAGATCAGAAGTTAGAGTTCTACAGTAAGGCTAAAACTGTTGGGTTAGTACCTACTACAGAAGCTTTGAAAGGTATTTTCAAACTAACTGATGAAGAGTCCCAAAAATGGTTTAAAAGGATTCAGATGGAAGAGACGGGTCTTGATAGCATTGAAATTGATGATTATTTAGAGAAGAAAGAACTTGGGAGTGATGAATAA
- a CDS encoding minor capsid protein translates to MMPKPPIEFLVDSFEYKDYLGEGDWNKPVYTEPILIENCRIDKTPQYTATTSGKQLLFNAVVFCYPGLTSPIGPFKEQGLVIYDGQEHVITSAIPIKEAYSDDLYSYELEVI, encoded by the coding sequence ATGATGCCTAAACCACCAATAGAGTTTCTAGTTGATTCTTTTGAGTATAAAGACTATCTAGGTGAAGGTGATTGGAATAAACCCGTTTATACAGAACCTATTTTGATTGAAAACTGTCGCATTGATAAAACACCACAATATACAGCTACCACAAGTGGTAAGCAGTTGTTGTTTAACGCTGTTGTATTTTGTTATCCAGGGCTAACAAGTCCTATCGGTCCATTTAAAGAACAAGGGCTTGTAATATACGATGGCCAAGAACATGTTATTACTTCTGCTATTCCAATTAAAGAAGCTTATTCTGATGACCTTTATTCTTATGAATTAGAGGTGATTTGA
- a CDS encoding minor capsid protein, producing the protein MDFIERIKDSVNSIDELPIKLRSGYLGVSESLVIYSSAGSTAIKEYMDGAKDVNMNYEIAMKSKDGDKLQQVLWLISEHLDKVKSVISQDDSFTFNKLTITSKPFINQYDEQGWLVFLLDFTANITIEGEL; encoded by the coding sequence ATGGACTTTATCGAACGGATTAAAGATTCAGTTAATTCTATTGACGAATTGCCTATTAAGTTAAGGAGTGGTTACCTAGGAGTTAGCGAATCATTAGTGATTTATTCATCGGCTGGTAGCACTGCAATTAAAGAGTACATGGACGGTGCAAAAGACGTTAACATGAACTATGAAATTGCTATGAAGTCAAAAGATGGCGATAAGTTACAACAGGTGCTTTGGCTTATATCAGAGCATTTAGACAAAGTAAAAAGCGTAATTAGTCAAGACGATAGTTTTACGTTTAACAAATTAACTATTACAAGCAAGCCGTTCATCAATCAATACGATGAACAAGGTTGGCTTGTTTTTTTATTGGATTTTACAGCGAATATCAC
- a CDS encoding phage scaffolding protein: MKKEDLIALGIEEEAAKSIMALHGKTVTQLNAQVATAEGERDQFKEQLDTNQSELNTLKESAKDNEELTKQLTEIQEKMDTVKAETETKLLSQQKDFAIQSALKEANPLDASIVLGLLDKDTIKVSDDGVQGLKEQLDGLKESKSFLFKQKETTETSQQFVTPGNPANNTPGNTDPFTVAANKFK; the protein is encoded by the coding sequence ATGAAAAAAGAAGATTTAATTGCACTAGGAATCGAAGAAGAAGCGGCAAAATCTATTATGGCGCTCCATGGTAAAACTGTAACACAGCTTAATGCGCAAGTAGCTACCGCAGAAGGGGAACGTGATCAGTTTAAGGAGCAACTAGATACAAATCAAAGTGAACTTAATACTTTGAAGGAGTCTGCTAAAGATAACGAAGAGTTAACAAAGCAATTAACTGAAATCCAAGAAAAAATGGATACGGTGAAAGCAGAAACGGAAACAAAGCTTTTATCTCAACAAAAAGATTTTGCTATCCAATCAGCTTTAAAAGAAGCTAATCCTTTAGATGCAAGCATCGTACTTGGGCTTTTAGACAAGGATACAATAAAAGTATCAGATGATGGAGTGCAAGGTTTAAAAGAGCAGTTAGATGGATTGAAAGAAAGCAAATCATTTTTGTTTAAACAAAAAGAAACAACTGAAACATCACAGCAATTTGTAACTCCTGGTAATCCTGCGAATAATACGCCTGGGAATACCGATCCATTTACAGTGGCAGCAAATAAATTTAAATAA
- a CDS encoding minor capsid protein: protein MSVTVNFGGIKRKISSQNVKRGQYAVANQAMADMDRFVPRKEGNLRTAVHVTSVGKILYEMPYAKRQFHLNGTTYSTPGTGPRWDLKAKGMYMDSWKKAFLRGSGIN, encoded by the coding sequence ATGAGTGTTACTGTTAATTTCGGTGGTATTAAGCGTAAGATAAGCAGTCAAAACGTCAAACGTGGTCAATATGCAGTTGCCAATCAAGCTATGGCTGACATGGATAGATTCGTTCCTAGAAAAGAAGGGAATTTGAGAACAGCGGTGCACGTTACAAGTGTGGGTAAAATACTTTATGAAATGCCATATGCGAAACGGCAGTTTCATTTAAACGGCACAACATACTCAACTCCTGGAACAGGTCCTAGGTGGGATTTGAAAGCTAAAGGAATGTATATGGATTCGTGGAAAAAAGCGTTTCTAAGAGGAAGTGGTATTAATTAA
- a CDS encoding HeH/LEM domain-containing protein: MVIDYNSLTVKQLKESLDEKGIPYKTSDTKSELIKLLEGS; the protein is encoded by the coding sequence GTGGTAATAGACTATAACAGCCTTACCGTTAAACAGTTAAAAGAAAGTCTTGACGAAAAAGGTATTCCTTATAAAACAAGTGATACCAAAAGTGAATTAATAAAATTATTAGAGGGTAGCTAA